In the genome of Desulfofarcimen acetoxidans DSM 771, one region contains:
- the lepB gene encoding signal peptidase I — MGLIGRHYLNNSIVYINGKPLKEPYISELPINKFESYKIPANNIFLMGDNGNNGYDSRYWGALSINSIIGKAEFIYYSFDEIKILE, encoded by the coding sequence ATAGGATTAATCGGAAGGCATTATCTGAATAATAGTATTGTTTATATTAATGGCAAACCGTTAAAAGAACCTTATATATCTGAATTACCTATTAATAAATTTGAATCATATAAAATACCGGCTAATAATATTTTTTTAATGGGTGATAATGGAAATAATGGTTATGATAGTAGATATTGGGGAGCGCTCTCTATTAATAGTATTATAGGTAAAGCAGAGTTTATATATTATTCATTTGATGAAATAAAAATATTAGAGTAA
- a CDS encoding RtcB family protein, with the protein MLEIKGKCNMAKVYTDVLEEGAASQIETLCNQEFVKESKIRIMPDVHAGAGCTIGTTMTIADKVVPNLVGVDIGCGMETISITNKRLELQKLNKLIYEKIPSGFEVRKTPHRYNEQIDLTQLRCHKEVKLDRAEKSIGTLGGGNHFIEVNKDEEGNLYVVVHSGSRHLGLEVAKYYQEAGYKQLNRNDKSDIEALIARYKSEGRDKEIQNALKEFKNQVLTDIPFPLAYVTGSLFEDYIHDMNIAQQFAELNRKAMITEIVKGMKLDVVEQFTTTHNYIDTDTMILRKGAVSAKKGERLLIPINMRDGSLICIGKGNEDWNCSAPHGAGRLMSRTKAKQSFTVSEFKKQMKDVYTTSVNKETLDECPMAYKNMDDIVNNIGPTADIVKVIKPIYNFKAGE; encoded by the coding sequence ATGTTGGAAATTAAAGGAAAATGTAATATGGCGAAGGTGTATACCGATGTTCTAGAAGAAGGTGCTGCTTCTCAGATTGAAACTCTTTGCAATCAGGAGTTTGTAAAAGAAAGCAAAATCCGGATTATGCCGGATGTACATGCCGGAGCCGGTTGTACTATTGGGACTACCATGACCATTGCGGATAAAGTGGTACCTAATTTAGTTGGGGTGGATATCGGTTGCGGCATGGAGACAATTTCGATAACTAATAAGCGACTGGAACTGCAAAAGTTAAATAAGTTGATTTATGAAAAAATACCGTCAGGATTTGAGGTTAGGAAGACACCGCATCGCTATAACGAGCAAATTGATTTAACACAGCTCCGTTGTCACAAGGAAGTAAAATTGGATAGAGCAGAAAAGAGTATTGGAACATTGGGTGGCGGCAATCATTTTATTGAAGTAAACAAGGATGAGGAGGGCAACCTGTATGTTGTGGTTCATTCGGGCAGCCGTCACTTAGGCCTTGAAGTGGCAAAATATTATCAAGAAGCTGGTTATAAGCAGTTAAACCGTAATGACAAATCCGACATTGAGGCACTTATTGCCCGCTATAAATCGGAAGGACGTGATAAAGAAATCCAGAACGCTTTAAAGGAATTCAAGAATCAAGTATTGACAGATATTCCGTTTCCTCTTGCTTATGTAACCGGCAGTCTATTCGAGGACTATATACATGATATGAATATCGCCCAGCAGTTTGCAGAACTGAACCGCAAAGCGATGATTACAGAGATCGTAAAAGGCATGAAATTGGACGTAGTGGAGCAGTTCACTACAACTCATAACTACATTGATACCGATACGATGATCTTACGGAAAGGAGCGGTATCTGCAAAGAAAGGGGAGAGGCTTTTAATTCCGATCAATATGAGGGATGGCAGTCTTATTTGTATTGGCAAAGGCAATGAGGACTGGAACTGCTCTGCTCCCCATGGCGCAGGAAGGCTCATGAGCAGGACCAAGGCAAAACAAAGTTTTACTGTTTCGGAATTTAAAAAACAGATGAAGGATGTCTATACTACATCTGTCAATAAAGAAACCTTGGATGAGTGTCCTATGGCCTATAAGAATATGGATGACATCGTAAACAATATCGGGCCGACGGCAGATATTGTGAAAGTTATTAAACCGATTTATAACTTTAAGGCGGGGGAATAG
- a CDS encoding transglutaminase-like domain-containing protein: MSTAKGMKLNMDFAVFLQENKYIDFSSPLITGKAKQLFKHINTDAEKAKIAFEYVRDEIPHSFDIKAKIITSKASDVLKYKTGICHAKANLLAALLRTQGIPTGMCFQHITLAEDDSLGYCVHCYNAIYVNSYWIKVDARGNTNGKNAQFSFNKPLLAFTNRQNYDEFFWPGIYASPHKDTMEMLDNAICLQDVIDNIPDYVNEMPDIAE, encoded by the coding sequence TTGAGCACAGCGAAAGGAATGAAACTTAATATGGATTTTGCAGTATTCTTACAGGAAAATAAGTATATAGATTTTTCATCACCATTAATAACAGGAAAGGCAAAACAGCTTTTTAAGCATATAAATACGGATGCTGAAAAAGCAAAAATTGCATTTGAGTATGTAAGGGATGAAATTCCGCACTCATTTGATATAAAAGCAAAAATTATTACATCAAAAGCATCGGATGTTCTCAAGTATAAAACAGGAATTTGCCATGCCAAGGCTAACTTACTTGCAGCTTTGTTAAGAACACAGGGTATACCAACAGGAATGTGTTTTCAGCATATAACGCTTGCAGAAGATGATTCGCTCGGATATTGTGTTCATTGTTATAATGCAATATATGTGAATAGTTATTGGATAAAAGTTGATGCCAGAGGAAATACAAATGGGAAAAACGCACAGTTTTCTTTTAATAAACCATTACTTGCATTTACCAATCGGCAAAATTATGATGAATTTTTTTGGCCTGGGATATATGCAAGCCCTCACAAGGATACAATGGAAATGCTGGATAATGCTATTTGCTTACAAGATGTTATTGATAACATTCCTGACTATGTCAATGAAATGCCGGATATTGCCGAGTAA
- a CDS encoding RNA-guided endonuclease InsQ/TnpB family protein, which translates to MQIVYRFEMRPTKEQQKKMFHTLKLCRKLYNWSLSERQRVYKETGQGLTYNKQQNMLPGYTKEHLEYKQVHSQVMQDTLRRVDFAYQRFFAKEAGYPRFKNRDHYTSFTYPQVDAVKKTFSKPGKIYLSKIGFVKMTTHREFDASQISRVNIKYHGGKWYANLTAEVEVLENLIDSTKSIGIDVGLEHFAVLSDSTEIGTPKYYRKSERKLAKQQRRLSRKKKGSNNRGKAKTKVAKLHAKITNQRKDFLHKASLNVVQSHDIVFMEDLKIENMVKNHYLAKSIHDASWGTFRNFVEYKCHRYGKIFLPVPPHGTSQTCLCGANVPKDLSVRVHRCPACGMVMPRDLVSAILIERRGLEMLAA; encoded by the coding sequence TTGCAAATTGTCTACCGGTTTGAAATGCGTCCGACCAAAGAGCAACAGAAAAAAATGTTTCACACACTAAAACTTTGCCGGAAACTCTATAACTGGTCTTTATCTGAGCGTCAGCGTGTGTATAAAGAAACCGGCCAAGGGTTGACATATAATAAACAGCAGAATATGCTGCCGGGCTATACAAAAGAACATCTGGAATACAAGCAAGTTCACAGTCAGGTAATGCAGGATACTTTGCGCCGGGTAGACTTTGCCTATCAGCGGTTTTTTGCCAAAGAAGCCGGATACCCCCGGTTCAAAAACCGTGACCATTACACATCATTTACCTATCCCCAGGTGGATGCTGTAAAGAAAACTTTCTCTAAGCCGGGTAAAATCTATCTTTCTAAAATAGGTTTCGTAAAAATGACAACTCACCGGGAATTTGATGCCAGTCAAATATCCAGGGTTAACATAAAGTATCACGGTGGTAAGTGGTACGCTAATTTGACTGCCGAAGTGGAAGTACTCGAAAATCTTATCGACAGTACCAAATCCATTGGAATAGACGTGGGCCTTGAACATTTTGCTGTATTGTCTGATAGTACAGAAATAGGAACCCCAAAATACTATCGTAAATCAGAAAGGAAGTTAGCCAAACAACAGCGAAGACTTTCTCGCAAAAAGAAAGGTTCTAACAACCGAGGGAAAGCCAAAACTAAAGTGGCTAAACTTCATGCTAAGATAACTAATCAACGAAAAGACTTTCTACACAAGGCCAGTCTAAACGTGGTTCAGAGCCATGATATTGTCTTCATGGAAGATCTAAAGATCGAGAACATGGTCAAAAACCACTACCTAGCTAAAAGCATACATGATGCTTCATGGGGTACATTCAGAAACTTTGTTGAGTATAAATGTCACAGATATGGTAAAATATTTCTTCCTGTCCCTCCTCATGGCACTTCCCAGACATGTCTTTGTGGTGCCAATGTGCCAAAGGATTTGAGTGTCAGAGTGCACCGGTGTCCTGCTTGTGGAATGGTTATGCCCAGGGATTTGGTGTCAGCCATATTGATAGAACGTCGTGGCTTAGAAATGCTAGCGGCTTAG
- the tnpA gene encoding IS200/IS605 family transposase has translation MSKLDTNSHSVFLLTYHLILVVKYRRKVINDTIANRIKEIGEYIAPKYNISFLEYNHDKDHTHILFKAHPNTEISKYINAFKSASSRLIKKEFPEVRKQLWKEYFWSQSFCLLTTGGAPIEVIKKYIETQGEKR, from the coding sequence TTGAGCAAACTTGATACAAATAGCCACTCGGTCTTCTTACTCACATATCATCTGATTTTGGTAGTAAAATATCGCAGAAAAGTTATAAACGACACAATAGCAAACCGTATCAAAGAAATTGGTGAGTATATTGCACCAAAATATAATATTAGTTTTCTTGAATACAACCATGACAAAGATCACACACACATATTGTTCAAGGCTCACCCTAATACGGAAATTTCTAAGTACATCAATGCATTCAAAAGTGCATCATCCAGACTTATTAAAAAGGAGTTTCCGGAAGTTAGAAAGCAGCTGTGGAAAGAATATTTTTGGTCGCAAAGTTTTTGTCTTCTAACTACAGGTGGTGCACCCATTGAAGTAATTAAGAAGTACATTGAAACCCAGGGTGAAAAGAGGTGA
- a CDS encoding ATP-binding protein: protein MSEQKTAEQARHKVVRLEEWAEFIGDPVITTAILDRLVHNSEIFNMSGESYRIKHRNTILKKVQQEDDDSQLGGNSHGDTEIMRF, encoded by the coding sequence GTGAGTGAACAAAAAACAGCCGAGCAAGCTCGACATAAAGTAGTCAGACTTGAGGAATGGGCAGAGTTTATAGGTGATCCGGTAATTACAACGGCCATTCTAGATCGGCTGGTTCATAATAGCGAAATATTTAATATGAGTGGTGAGAGCTATAGGATTAAACATAGAAATACTATTTTAAAGAAGGTACAACAAGAAGATGATGATTCTCAATTAGGGGGAAATAGCCACGGAGATACAGAGATAATGCGGTTTTAA
- a CDS encoding IS1634 family transposase, with protein MDLQPILEQLAKLPPEALMKIMPELKVEVPKANPSGAVLIGVFLARSLGIGKIIDDFIDEEYVTYEHLREERSNGSNCRVSTGLACEIMIGDMLGRNKDLTRLYKFEEACENWQVETILGIPAKKFNDDKMGRALDTLNSNAKYMANVLQDVVLSASKRFDIPLNTFYNDTSSVPVYGDMENNDKVQYGYGGMPGLKQLILNLTISAGASLPVTSTIDPGNVQGGTTFERSFEKVKEITDGQEFEMIIDRGILTQDNMHLMLANSNKKALFIGPLKDELSKNWVLEQLNNTEKDDFVSIEYRSKKEIERNLPKHYEAFETEYTFKIEIDPLSKDKKDKKRRKKGERKFVIHTIRAIIYCDLNKKPKEEERRQKRITSTEDALVELNSKLNKRNLITKEACEKAVDNIFKGQPEMRRLFNVEIGLNQHDALVMSWSKDEAIIPELEKTDGIFVLLTNHDKEKVDANELLTRYRSRNDIEISFRFLKGSLDLQQVFLRNPERVDAYCFLKVLAMLVINLAAWLLARNYKKMSPQKLQKELGDLTISEQRLQPIGVRHWNGTNIPNSIDVLVNLFNLPHPLELIEIINSSINFSYYIEKWFNDNLKK; from the coding sequence ATGGACTTACAACCTATTTTAGAACAACTGGCCAAATTACCGCCTGAAGCGTTGATGAAGATAATGCCCGAATTAAAAGTAGAAGTTCCGAAAGCAAATCCCTCAGGTGCAGTACTCATCGGTGTTTTTTTAGCTAGAAGCCTTGGCATCGGTAAAATAATTGACGATTTTATTGATGAAGAATATGTTACTTATGAACATTTACGTGAAGAAAGATCCAATGGTTCTAATTGTCGGGTAAGCACTGGTCTAGCATGTGAAATAATGATAGGCGATATGCTTGGCAGAAATAAAGACCTTACCCGTTTATATAAATTTGAAGAAGCTTGTGAAAATTGGCAAGTTGAAACAATACTCGGTATACCGGCCAAAAAATTTAATGATGACAAAATGGGCAGAGCCCTTGATACTTTAAACTCAAATGCAAAATATATGGCTAATGTATTGCAAGATGTTGTTTTATCGGCATCCAAGAGATTTGATATTCCACTTAACACTTTTTACAACGATACATCTTCCGTTCCGGTCTATGGTGATATGGAAAATAACGATAAGGTTCAATATGGATACGGGGGCATGCCGGGTTTAAAACAATTAATCCTCAATCTTACTATATCCGCTGGTGCATCTTTGCCGGTAACATCCACAATTGATCCCGGTAATGTTCAAGGTGGCACTACTTTTGAGCGTTCATTTGAGAAGGTCAAGGAAATTACCGACGGCCAAGAATTTGAGATGATTATTGATCGTGGTATTCTGACCCAAGATAACATGCATTTGATGCTCGCCAATAGCAACAAAAAGGCGTTATTTATTGGCCCACTTAAGGACGAACTATCGAAAAATTGGGTTTTAGAGCAATTAAATAACACTGAAAAAGATGATTTTGTTTCTATTGAGTATCGCTCAAAAAAAGAAATAGAAAGAAATCTACCTAAACACTACGAGGCATTTGAGACAGAATATACATTTAAAATAGAAATTGATCCTCTCTCAAAAGATAAAAAGGATAAAAAGCGTCGTAAAAAAGGTGAGCGAAAATTTGTAATCCATACTATTAGGGCAATTATTTATTGTGATTTAAATAAAAAACCTAAGGAAGAAGAACGTCGTCAAAAACGTATAACCAGCACTGAAGATGCCTTAGTAGAACTCAATAGCAAGCTCAACAAACGCAACTTAATTACCAAGGAAGCCTGTGAAAAGGCGGTAGATAATATTTTCAAAGGGCAACCTGAAATGCGTAGGCTGTTCAATGTAGAAATTGGGCTAAATCAGCACGATGCTCTTGTTATGTCCTGGTCAAAAGATGAAGCAATAATTCCTGAACTAGAGAAAACTGACGGTATTTTTGTGCTTTTAACCAACCACGATAAAGAGAAAGTTGATGCTAACGAACTTCTCACCCGCTACCGGAGTAGGAACGATATTGAAATCAGTTTTAGATTTTTGAAAGGTTCCCTTGATTTACAACAGGTTTTCCTTCGTAATCCGGAAAGGGTTGATGCCTATTGCTTTTTAAAAGTATTGGCTATGCTCGTGATTAATTTAGCCGCCTGGTTATTGGCTAGAAATTACAAAAAAATGTCTCCCCAAAAATTACAGAAAGAACTTGGTGACCTAACTATATCAGAGCAAAGGTTGCAACCTATTGGTGTACGTCATTGGAATGGGACGAATATTCCTAATAGCATTGATGTATTGGTTAATCTGTTTAATTTACCCCATCCACTTGAGTTAATAGAGATCATTAATTCGTCAATAAATTTTTCGTATTATATTGAGAAATGGTTTAATGATAATTTAAAAAAATAA
- a CDS encoding HNH endonuclease: MTRVKIPQDMSTKILVECHYRCCLCPEHSRIANIHHIDKNHSNNQYDNLVAVREKCHSDLHSKFEMRRNITPEQIGVFKQKWTEQCSNLEEYLRYNDSFVNQFYYINVHRLETIFKSITGKSMITKMPYKYSNSKGSYNSLWNNPKNSLNWTQLLENRSYLDDAVKTVMSNMSTYNLALIELGALDATELRGEIVHFSCQFIGRDIPDQTELVDASGMIEGPQGTMRREILDKLNDVIFEICMLIDPLYMYSDSAFIQFSENGFWNGIALVGQLRDGIGSNDGHLLRKQLILTPICIGSPNKLLVSSKIRAKGAILEDYELLQLTS; the protein is encoded by the coding sequence ATGACGAGAGTAAAGATTCCACAAGATATGAGTACAAAAATACTGGTTGAATGTCATTATCGTTGTTGTTTGTGTCCTGAACACAGTAGGATAGCGAATATACATCATATTGATAAAAATCATTCAAATAACCAATATGATAATTTAGTAGCTGTACGTGAAAAGTGCCATTCCGACCTGCATAGTAAATTTGAGATGAGAAGAAACATAACTCCTGAACAAATTGGAGTTTTTAAACAAAAGTGGACTGAACAATGTAGTAATCTTGAAGAATACTTACGATACAATGATTCCTTTGTAAATCAATTCTACTATATTAATGTGCATAGATTGGAAACCATATTTAAGTCTATAACAGGTAAAAGCATGATTACTAAGATGCCTTACAAATACTCTAATTCAAAGGGTAGTTACAATTCACTTTGGAATAACCCCAAAAACTCTCTTAATTGGACTCAGCTATTAGAGAATCGTTCTTACCTTGATGATGCGGTAAAAACTGTAATGAGTAATATGTCTACATATAATCTAGCATTAATTGAATTGGGTGCTTTAGATGCTACAGAACTTAGAGGTGAAATTGTTCATTTTTCTTGTCAATTTATTGGAAGAGACATTCCAGACCAAACCGAACTGGTTGATGCTAGCGGAATGATAGAAGGACCGCAAGGAACCATGAGAAGGGAAATATTAGATAAATTAAATGATGTTATTTTTGAAATATGTATGTTAATTGATCCTTTATATATGTATTCTGATTCGGCATTTATACAGTTTTCGGAAAACGGATTCTGGAATGGTATTGCACTAGTCGGGCAATTAAGAGATGGAATAGGTTCTAATGATGGACATCTACTTCGAAAACAACTGATTTTAACTCCCATATGTATTGGAAGCCCTAATAAACTTCTTGTAAGCAGTAAAATTAGAGCTAAGGGTGCTATTTTAGAGGACTATGAATTGCTTCAACTGACTTCATAA
- a CDS encoding DEAD/DEAH box helicase, with product MNRGDNINSFFEIRQWELVDTILLESREKCLEPIDDLPLSNTTLNYIKTFVPGIYLHQKEALKYSIGGYNVCLVTGTASGKSLAFYALGIEKLVAKPSAKIIAIYPLKALGREQEKRWKNALDAAGINAKVGRIDGDVKSMARRKAILKDCQVVIMTPDIIHHWLLLNISDREIVKFLTNVALFVVDEVHTYTGVFGSNAAFLFRRLRHLIAFTNNTPQFICASATMASPEKHLENLFGVPFHIIGSELDTSPRQEVKIVFLRPHLKGDYLTEITYFLKELTSIERRFIAFVDSRKSAELITSILSRGHQGREQGANIEVESDKITGIIKPDRIHTLNILPYRSGYEEEDQIIIQERLYTGSLSGVVSTSALELGLDIADLSAVVLLGVPYSSTSLLQRMGRVGRNCPGTVYIIHSGDVVDEVVFRNPKSILERPLSEGALYLQNPRIQYIHTLCLSREGGEHDQFCQALKISNDETDFISPIKWPEGFMVLCKSERTGELPSDLQAMKSEANDCPNNVFPLRDVESQFKVQFKQGPVLKDMGSLSYSQALREAYPGAVYYYATESLRVYKIFQKNRLIYVRSEKKYTTNPSMPPSQVFPNFTEGNIYNSNKYGDLMVIEANCQVRESVIGFKEKRGSAETKPYKYPLTGDGINVFFDLPRFTRNYFTSGVVFTHPTFNIAKTDELGAVSRLIYEAFLISIPFERQDLDVAFGKFRVKRLPYIQEGNYFIVIYDRTYGSLRLSGHVMAENQMGTVFKQALEIARLSDEVMGPGGVLPVTAEVIALLETLCNDGSLSKMQVDFESSTETMPDENRYERIIMPGGIGLAARNNNSEYIIENIFFYPKQKELCYRGRYLTQSEQDTVNVTWPVKEIREVPGESVIGYYDYETGELLTDK from the coding sequence ATGAACAGGGGTGATAACATCAATAGTTTTTTTGAGATACGACAATGGGAACTGGTCGATACAATTCTCTTAGAATCAAGGGAGAAGTGTTTAGAACCAATTGATGACCTACCACTATCCAATACAACACTAAATTATATTAAAACATTTGTTCCAGGAATATATTTGCACCAAAAAGAAGCTCTTAAATATTCCATAGGTGGATATAATGTTTGTTTGGTTACAGGTACTGCATCGGGTAAAAGTTTGGCATTTTATGCTTTAGGTATTGAGAAATTAGTTGCAAAACCTAGTGCAAAAATAATTGCCATTTACCCATTAAAAGCATTAGGACGTGAACAAGAAAAACGTTGGAAGAATGCACTTGATGCAGCCGGAATAAATGCTAAAGTTGGACGTATTGATGGTGATGTAAAATCAATGGCTAGGAGAAAGGCTATTCTTAAAGATTGTCAGGTTGTAATTATGACTCCTGATATAATTCATCATTGGCTTTTGTTGAATATTTCCGACAGGGAAATTGTAAAATTTTTAACTAATGTTGCCCTTTTTGTTGTAGATGAAGTACATACATATACCGGAGTTTTTGGTTCAAATGCTGCTTTTTTATTCCGGCGCTTAAGGCATCTTATAGCTTTTACCAATAACACTCCCCAATTTATTTGTGCTTCAGCAACTATGGCATCTCCTGAAAAACATCTGGAAAACCTTTTTGGCGTCCCTTTTCATATTATTGGTTCTGAACTTGATACATCTCCCAGACAGGAAGTCAAAATTGTGTTTTTAAGACCTCATTTAAAAGGAGATTATCTTACTGAGATTACTTATTTTCTTAAAGAGCTTACTTCTATTGAAAGACGGTTTATAGCTTTTGTTGATAGTAGGAAATCAGCGGAATTAATAACATCAATTTTATCAAGAGGTCATCAGGGACGTGAACAAGGCGCAAATATTGAAGTTGAAAGTGATAAGATTACAGGAATTATAAAACCAGATCGCATACATACTCTTAATATTCTTCCCTATCGTTCTGGATATGAAGAAGAAGATCAAATAATTATTCAAGAACGACTTTATACAGGTTCTTTAAGCGGAGTAGTTAGTACAAGTGCACTTGAACTCGGTTTAGATATAGCAGACTTGAGTGCAGTTGTCTTATTAGGTGTACCTTATTCATCAACTAGCTTATTACAACGCATGGGTCGTGTTGGTCGTAATTGTCCCGGAACCGTATATATCATTCATTCAGGTGATGTTGTTGATGAAGTTGTATTTAGGAATCCTAAAAGTATATTAGAACGTCCTTTATCAGAAGGTGCATTGTACCTACAAAATCCCCGCATTCAATATATTCACACCTTGTGCCTTAGTCGTGAGGGCGGTGAGCATGATCAATTTTGCCAAGCATTAAAAATATCTAATGATGAAACTGACTTTATTAGTCCAATAAAATGGCCTGAAGGGTTTATGGTATTATGTAAGTCTGAGCGTACGGGTGAGTTACCATCTGATCTTCAAGCAATGAAATCTGAGGCAAATGATTGTCCCAATAATGTTTTCCCTTTAAGAGATGTAGAAAGTCAGTTTAAAGTGCAGTTTAAACAAGGCCCTGTATTAAAAGATATGGGTTCACTTTCCTATAGTCAAGCATTAAGAGAAGCTTATCCTGGAGCAGTTTATTATTATGCCACAGAGTCACTGCGAGTATATAAAATATTCCAAAAGAATCGTCTTATTTATGTTAGGAGCGAGAAGAAGTATACAACTAACCCTAGTATGCCTCCATCTCAAGTATTTCCCAATTTTACAGAGGGAAATATATATAATTCCAATAAATATGGTGATCTTATGGTAATTGAAGCAAATTGTCAGGTTCGTGAATCTGTTATCGGATTTAAAGAAAAAAGAGGTTCAGCCGAGACTAAGCCATATAAGTATCCGCTTACTGGTGATGGCATTAATGTATTTTTTGATCTCCCACGATTTACAAGAAACTACTTTACAAGCGGAGTTGTTTTTACTCATCCTACGTTCAATATTGCCAAAACAGATGAACTAGGAGCAGTTTCAAGGTTGATTTACGAAGCTTTTTTAATTTCTATACCATTTGAACGTCAAGATTTAGATGTAGCTTTTGGAAAATTTCGTGTAAAGAGATTACCTTATATTCAAGAAGGGAATTATTTTATTGTTATTTATGATAGAACATATGGAAGTCTGCGCTTGTCTGGACATGTTATGGCTGAAAATCAGATGGGTACAGTATTTAAACAAGCATTAGAAATTGCCAGATTAAGTGATGAGGTAATGGGACCGGGGGGCGTTTTGCCAGTCACAGCAGAAGTTATCGCTTTGTTGGAGACCTTATGTAATGATGGTTCATTATCTAAAATGCAAGTTGATTTTGAATCTTCTACTGAGACAATGCCAGATGAAAACCGTTATGAGAGGATAATTATGCCTGGAGGAATTGGACTTGCTGCTCGTAATAATAACTCTGAATATATAATAGAAAATATCTTCTTTTATCCAAAACAGAAGGAATTGTGTTATCGGGGAAGATATTTAACCCAAAGTGAACAGGATACGGTAAATGTTACTTGGCCAGTCAAAGAAATTCGTGAAGTTCCAGGAGAATCTGTAATTGGGTATTATGATTATGAAACAGGGGAGCTACTCACTGATAAATAA